GGTGGACGACACCCGTTGTGCGGAATCGGAGTGACGTCCTTGATCAAGGTGATCGTGAGGCCCGACACCTGCAGCGAGCGCAGGGCCGACTCCCGACCGGCTCCCGGTCCCTTCACGTGCACCTCCACCGTGCGAACCCCCTGGTCCATGGCTTTTTTCGTCGCCTCCTCGGCCGCCAGCTGGGCCGCGAACGGCGTCCCCTTCCGCGAGCCCTTGAATCCTACCGAACCCGCACTCGCCCAGGCGATCACGTTCCCGGCCTTGTCGGTCACGCTCACGATGGTGTTGTTGAAGGTCGAGTGGATGTGGACGATGCCCTCGGGCACGAACCGCTTCCCTCGCTTTCGACGACCGGCCGAAGAGGCCCTGGCCTCCCCGCCCTGTTCCTTCGGCTCTTTCGTTTCGTTCTTCGCCATCGGATGCCTCGAGCGCCAGCCGGCTCAACCCTTGGCCGGCGGAGCTTTCTTGCCCGCCACCGTCTTCCGCGGACCTTTCCGCGTCCGCGCGTTCGTGTGGGTGCGTTGCCCTCTCACGGGGAGGTTCCTCCTGTGGCGCAACCCACGGTAGGAGCCCAGGTCCATGTACCGCTTGATGTTCGTCGCGACCTCGCGCCGCAAGTCGCCCTCGACCTTGTACTCCCGGTCGATGATCTCGCGGATCCGGACCAGCTCCTCGTCGGTCACGTCGTCGGATTTCTTGTCGCGGTCGACCCCGGCGGCAAGCAGGATGCGGTTCGCCGAAGTTCGGCCGATGCCGTGGATGTACGTGAGCGCGATCTCCATCCTCTTGTTCCGCGGAAGCTCGACGCCAGCGATTCGTGCCATGGCGACCTCTACCCCTGCCGCTGTTTGTGGCGCGGGTTTTCGCACACGACGCGAACGACGCCGCGCCGCCGCACGATCTTGCACTTGCGGCAGAGCCGCTTCACGGACGCTCGAACTTTCATCGTCACTTGCTCCTGTAGGTGATCCGCCCCCGGGTCAAGTCGTAGGGCGAAAGTTCCACCGTCACCCGGTCACCGGGCAGGATCTTAATATAGTGCATCCGCATTTTGCCGGAAATATGGGCCAGGACCTTGTGTCCGTTGTCGAGCTCGACGCGGAACATCGCGTTCGGAAGGGGCTCGAGGACCTTACCCGTTACCTCGATCGCATCGGCTTTCGGCATGGCACCTCAACACACACTCAGGATGTAGGGTCCGTTCTCGGTGATGGCCACGGAGTGCTCGAAATGGGCGGAGCGGCGGCCGTCCGCCGTCAGCGCCGTCCAGCCGTCCGCCGCGAGGCGCACGGCCGGACCGCCGGCGTTCACCATGGGCTCGATGGCGAGAACCATCCCGGGACGCAGCCGTAATCCCCGGTGCCTCTGTCCGAAATTGGGCACCTGGGGATCCTCGTGCAACCGCGTGCCGATTCCGTGCCCGACGAAATCGCGAACGACCGAAAAGCCTTCCCCCTCCGCCGTCTCCTGCACCGCCGCCGAAATATCCCCGATTCGATTCCCCGCCTTCGCTTGCTCGATGGCGAGCCGCAGAGCCCGACTGGCCACCTCCAGAAGCCGGCGGCTCTCTTCGTCGACGCGTCCGACCGGGACGGTGATGGCGGCGTCACCGTAGTACCCCTCGTAGCAAACCCCGAAGTCGAGGCCCACGAGATCTCCTTCCCGCAGGACCCGAGACGGGGAAGGAATTCCGTGGACCACCTCGTCGTTCACGGAAACGCAGAGGCTCCTCGGGAAAACCCTGCCCGCGACCTCGTACCCCTTGAAGGCCGGCCGAGCCTTGCGGCGTAGCGCCCCGAGCTCGGCGATTTCGTCGAGTTCGGCGGTCGTCACACCCGGGCGGACGTGCTCGCGCAGCTCTTCCAGAACCTCGGCGACGATCGCCCCCGCCCGCCTCATGGTTTCGATTTCTTCCCGTGACTTCAAGACGACCATCGCTTCCCGATCAGGCGTCCGTTCCCACGGCCACCCCGAGAATGTCCAGGATCGAACGGAAGACCTCGTCCGGCGCCTTTCGCCCGTCCACGCTCCTCAGAAGGCCCCGCCGCCGGTAGAACTCCAGGACCGGGCTCGTCTCTTTCTCGAAAACCTCGAGGCGGGCCCTCACGGTTTCTTCCCGGTCGTCCTCCCTCTGGTAGAGCGCCCCGCCGCAGCGGTCGCAAACGCCCGGAGTGCGGGGAGGGGCGAAGCGGACGTGGAACACCGCTCCGCACTCGCGGCAGGTCCGTCGACCGCCGAGCCGTGTCACCAGATCCTCGGCAGGGACTTCCACGCTCACCACGTGCGTCAGGGGCCTACCGGCCCGCTCGAGAAACTCGTCGAGCATCGCGGCCTGCGCCACGCTTCGCGGGTACCCGTCCAGCACGAACCCGTCGGGACTCGAAGAGATCCGTTCCTCGACGAGCCGGGCCACGAGTCGGTCGGGAACGAGCCGGCCGCGGTCCATGTACGCCTTGGCCTCCGCCCCGAGGGGCGTATTCCGCCTCACCGCCTCCCGCAACAAATCTCCGGTGGAGAGATGTTCGAGCCCGGTACGTTCCCTCAGCATCTTGGCCTGCGTCCCCTTGCCAGCTCCAGGGGGGCCTACCAGGACCATACGCACGTTTTCGACCTTCACGCCCGCCGGCCCCTCAGGCGCCCGCGACGCAGGAACCCCTGGTAACTTCGCGTCAGGAGGTGGGTCTCCACCTGGGCCATCGTATCCAGGGCGACGCCCACGACGATGAGCAGGGCGGTGCCCCCGAAGTAGAAGGGGGTGTTGAACTGCTGCACGAGGAGCGTCGGCAGGATGCAGATGACGGATACGTAAATGGCGCCTCCCAAGGTGATACGAGCGAGCACGCGGTCGATGTATTCGGCCGTCCTCTGCCCGGGCCGAATGCCGGGGATGTAGCCGCCGAACTTCTTCATGTTCTCGGCTACGTCGGCCGTATTGAAGGTAACCGCCGTGTAAAAATAGCAGAAAAAGATGATCAAAGCGACATAGAGGGCGTCGTGCACCAGGGTCCCCGGCACGAGGAGCTGTGCCGCTGTCTGAGCCCACGGATGCTCCACGAAGTTGGCGATCGTGGCCGGGAAAATGAGGATCGACGACGCGAAAATCGGCGGGATGACCCCCGCCGTGTTGATCTTGAGCGGCAAATGCGAACTCTGCCCCCCGTAGGTTTTTCGCCCGACGACCCGCTTGGCGTACTGCACGGGAATCCGGCGCTGCCCCCGCTCCATGAAAATGATCACCCCGACGACCGCGATCATGAAGAGGACGAGAAACAGCACGGTGAGGACCCCGAGTTCCCCTTCCCGGATGAACTCCAAGGTGGAAACGACGGCCGAAGGCAGGGCGGCCACGATGCCCGCGAAAATGACGAGCGAGATGCCGTTTCCGATCCCCCGTTCCGTGACCTGCTCGCCCAACCACATGATGAACGCCGTCCCGGTGGTGAGCGTGATCATCGTCATGAGCCGGAATCCCCAGCCCGGATGGAATACGACGGACTGCCCGCTCGCGAGCTCCAGGTTCTCGAGCCCCACGCTGATGAAGAGGCTCTGCACGAGCGAAAGCAGGATCGTCCCGTAACGGGTGTACTGGCTGATCTTTCGCCGGCCGACCTCGCCTTCCTTGGAGAGGCGCTCGAGGTGGGGCACGACCACGGTCATCAACTGCAGGATGATGGAGGCGCTGATGTAGGGCATGATGCCCAGCGCGAAAATGGAAAACCGCTCGAGCGCCCCCCCGGAAAAGAGGTTGATGAGGCCGAACATACTGTTCCTGGCCTCCTCGAAGAGCTGGGCGAACGCCGCCGTGTCGATCCCGGGCGTCGGGATCGCGACGCCGATGCGGTACACCGCCAGCATGGCGAAGGTGAAAAAGATCCGACGCCGAAGCTCCGGGATCTTGGTGGCGCCCTCGAACCCTTCAAGCACCGGCGATCTCCTCGACCCGTCCGCCGGCTCCCTCGATGCGCTCGCGGGCTCGGGCACTGAACCGGTGGGCACGGACCGTCAGGGGTTTCGAGAGGGTTCCTTCGCCCAGGATCTTGACGGGAAGCTTCTTCCGGACGAGACCCCGGTCACGAAGCGAGTCGGGATCCACCGTTTCCCCGGCCCCGTACTTCCGCTCGAGGTCCCGGAGGTTCACGACGGCGTAGTCGCGTCCTCCGGGATTGCGGAAGCCGCGCTTGGGAAGCCGCAGCTGGAGCGGCATTTGCCCGCCTTCGTACCCCGGCCTCGTCGAGCCGCCGCTGCGGGAGAGCCTCCCCTTGTGGCCACGACCCGCGGTCTTCCCGTGGCCCGACCCCGGTCCTCTCCCCACCCGTTTGCGGTTGCGTACCGCGCCCGGAGCGGGTTCGAGCGAATCGAGTCCGATCTTTTTCACGCCCCTCCCTCCACTCGAACCAGGTGGTGAACCGCCCGGATCATCCCCCTCGTAGGCCCGTCGTCCCGCCGCTCGACGACCTTCCCGACCCGGGTGAGCCCGAGGCCCCTCAGCGTGGCACGGACTCGCTCGGGTTCGCCGATCGGGCTTCGAACGAGCCGGATGCGGAGCTTTCCCCCCGTCGTCACCCCAGAATCTCCTCGAGGCTCTTCCCGCGCGCAGCCGCGATTTCCTCGGGCGAGCGAAGCTGCCTCAGGGCGTCGAAGGTAGCGTGGATCACGTTGTGCGGATTGGTCGTTCCGATGCACTTCGTGAGCACGTTCTGCACGCCCGCCAGCTCCACCACGGCCCGCACCGTGCCACCCGCGATCACGCCCGTGCCGGGACTGGCCGGCTTGAGCAGAACCTTCCCGGCGCCGAACTCGCCCACGACCTCGTAGGGAATCGTGCCGTCGATAATCGGGACCCGGACGAGCGACTTTTTCGCCCGCTCGATCCCCTTGCGAATCGCCTCGGGTACCTCGCGGGCTTTTCCGAGAGCGGCTCCGACGTGCCCGTTCCCGTCTCCGACCACCACGAGCGCGCTGAAGCTGAACCGTCGCCCTCCCTTGACGACCTTGGCCACGCGATTGATATGCACGACCTTTTCCTTGAACTCCACGCCCGACGTGTCGAGTCGCTCGCCCCTCGGATT
The sequence above is a segment of the Candidatus Binatia bacterium genome. Coding sequences within it:
- the rpsK gene encoding 30S ribosomal protein S11, with translation MAKNETKEPKEQGGEARASSAGRRKRGKRFVPEGIVHIHSTFNNTIVSVTDKAGNVIAWASAGSVGFKGSRKGTPFAAQLAAEEATKKAMDQGVRTVEVHVKGPGAGRESALRSLQVSGLTITLIKDVTPIPHNGCRPPKRRRV
- the rpsM gene encoding 30S ribosomal protein S13 encodes the protein MARIAGVELPRNKRMEIALTYIHGIGRTSANRILLAAGVDRDKKSDDVTDEELVRIREIIDREYKVEGDLRREVATNIKRYMDLGSYRGLRHRRNLPVRGQRTHTNARTRKGPRKTVAGKKAPPAKG
- the rpmJ gene encoding 50S ribosomal protein L36; the protein is MKVRASVKRLCRKCKIVRRRGVVRVVCENPRHKQRQG
- the infA gene encoding translation initiation factor IF-1; this translates as MPKADAIEVTGKVLEPLPNAMFRVELDNGHKVLAHISGKMRMHYIKILPGDRVTVELSPYDLTRGRITYRSK
- the map gene encoding methionine aminopeptidase encodes the protein MVVLKSREEIETMRRAGAIVAEVLEELREHVRPGVTTAELDEIAELGALRRKARPAFKGYEVAGRVFPRSLCVSVNDEVVHGIPSPSRVLREGDLVGLDFGVCYEGYYGDAAITVPVGRVDEESRRLLEVASRALRLAIEQAKAGNRIGDISAAVQETAEGEGFSVVRDFVGHGIGTRLHEDPQVPNFGQRHRGLRLRPGMVLAIEPMVNAGGPAVRLAADGWTALTADGRRSAHFEHSVAITENGPYILSVC
- the adk gene encoding adenylate kinase produces the protein MKVENVRMVLVGPPGAGKGTQAKMLRERTGLEHLSTGDLLREAVRRNTPLGAEAKAYMDRGRLVPDRLVARLVEERISSSPDGFVLDGYPRSVAQAAMLDEFLERAGRPLTHVVSVEVPAEDLVTRLGGRRTCRECGAVFHVRFAPPRTPGVCDRCGGALYQREDDREETVRARLEVFEKETSPVLEFYRRRGLLRSVDGRKAPDEVFRSILDILGVAVGTDA
- the secY gene encoding protein translocase subunit SecY; this encodes MLEGFEGATKIPELRRRIFFTFAMLAVYRIGVAIPTPGIDTAAFAQLFEEARNSMFGLINLFSGGALERFSIFALGIMPYISASIILQLMTVVVPHLERLSKEGEVGRRKISQYTRYGTILLSLVQSLFISVGLENLELASGQSVVFHPGWGFRLMTMITLTTGTAFIMWLGEQVTERGIGNGISLVIFAGIVAALPSAVVSTLEFIREGELGVLTVLFLVLFMIAVVGVIIFMERGQRRIPVQYAKRVVGRKTYGGQSSHLPLKINTAGVIPPIFASSILIFPATIANFVEHPWAQTAAQLLVPGTLVHDALYVALIIFFCYFYTAVTFNTADVAENMKKFGGYIPGIRPGQRTAEYIDRVLARITLGGAIYVSVICILPTLLVQQFNTPFYFGGTALLIVVGVALDTMAQVETHLLTRSYQGFLRRGRLRGRRA
- the rplO gene encoding 50S ribosomal protein L15, which codes for MKKIGLDSLEPAPGAVRNRKRVGRGPGSGHGKTAGRGHKGRLSRSGGSTRPGYEGGQMPLQLRLPKRGFRNPGGRDYAVVNLRDLERKYGAGETVDPDSLRDRGLVRKKLPVKILGEGTLSKPLTVRAHRFSARARERIEGAGGRVEEIAGA
- the rpmD gene encoding 50S ribosomal protein L30, translating into MTTGGKLRIRLVRSPIGEPERVRATLRGLGLTRVGKVVERRDDGPTRGMIRAVHHLVRVEGGA
- the rpsE gene encoding 30S ribosomal protein S5, encoding MAYPNPRGERLDTSGVEFKEKVVHINRVAKVVKGGRRFSFSALVVVGDGNGHVGAALGKAREVPEAIRKGIERAKKSLVRVPIIDGTIPYEVVGEFGAGKVLLKPASPGTGVIAGGTVRAVVELAGVQNVLTKCIGTTNPHNVIHATFDALRQLRSPEEIAAARGKSLEEILG